The Streptomyces sp. HUAS CB01 genome has a segment encoding these proteins:
- a CDS encoding ABC transporter family substrate-binding protein, with translation MSEVDAPRGRTCSRTPCLRTSRSRSGRSRTLRSVALLTSGVLVLPVLAGCTSEEGGPEAVTVPADIGHAGRNQVEQGGTLRWAVDSVPTTLNTFQADADAATARVAGAALPSLFTPDQRGRPQLNPDYLESAELVDREPKQVVLYKLNQEAVWTDGREIGAPDFVAQWRALSGKDSAYWTARNAGYERIENIERGKNDLEVRVTFARPYADWRSLFSPLYPKETMGSPASFNDGARTELPVTAGPFALQKIDSEDGTVTLVRNPRWWGEPAKLDSLVLRAVPRDRRAAALATGAVDLAEIDRGVAERIAVAHKDPEGGSGGSGPGAASAEAGESADGSGETGQERSSGGAGEDADGSGLLARERADAGLTRFTSEQTALRGFVVRKSLEPAYTQLALNGESGPLADERVRRAVARALDRRELAETVLKPLGLPAKPVGSHLALAGQPGYADSSGALGGQDTAEAQALLADAGWTREGARAAESGTKAGPEKSPAVESPAAGSSPSAQSPAAQSPAAGSSPSALSPSAQSPSAGGSPSAGGPGAPGAPQSPAAGGGARAGSAAGSAAGGDDKPGAGRPAAVPAGSDGDKAMPEAYKREGGVAGAYAPVGTRAPGRNPVAGPLGKDGKPLSLRFVLPSGPGSEPLRAVGDRIRRMLDEVGIRTEVKKVAEDSFFKDHIASGHYDLALWSWPATAFPATDARPIYAKPEPATDGSLLVEQNYTRVGTDRIDQLFDEAVGELDERKASDLMKQVDARIWAAAASIPLYQRPELVAAKRDLANAGAFGFSAPRYQDIGFVKAKPAHGAGPATTG, from the coding sequence ATGTCCGAGGTCGACGCCCCACGCGGGAGGACATGCTCCCGTACGCCCTGCCTCCGCACCTCCCGGTCCCGGTCCGGACGCTCCCGCACGCTGCGCTCGGTGGCACTGCTCACGAGCGGCGTGCTCGTCCTGCCGGTGCTGGCCGGCTGCACGTCGGAGGAGGGCGGCCCCGAGGCCGTGACCGTCCCCGCGGACATCGGCCACGCCGGGCGCAACCAGGTCGAACAGGGCGGCACACTGCGGTGGGCCGTCGACTCCGTACCCACGACGCTCAACACCTTCCAGGCCGATGCGGACGCCGCCACCGCCCGTGTCGCCGGTGCCGCGCTCCCCTCCCTCTTCACTCCGGACCAGCGGGGCCGCCCGCAGCTCAACCCCGACTACCTGGAGTCCGCCGAGCTCGTCGACCGCGAGCCCAAGCAGGTCGTCCTGTACAAGCTCAACCAGGAGGCGGTCTGGACCGACGGGCGGGAGATCGGTGCGCCGGACTTCGTCGCCCAGTGGCGGGCGCTCAGCGGCAAGGACTCGGCCTACTGGACCGCGCGAAACGCCGGCTACGAGCGCATCGAGAACATCGAGCGCGGCAAGAACGACCTGGAGGTCCGGGTGACCTTCGCCAGGCCGTACGCCGACTGGCGATCGCTGTTCTCCCCGCTCTACCCCAAGGAGACGATGGGCAGCCCGGCGTCCTTCAACGACGGGGCCCGCACGGAGCTGCCGGTGACGGCCGGGCCCTTCGCCCTGCAGAAGATCGACAGCGAGGACGGCACCGTCACGCTCGTCCGCAACCCGCGCTGGTGGGGCGAGCCGGCCAAGCTCGACTCGCTCGTGCTGCGGGCCGTGCCGCGCGACCGGCGGGCCGCGGCGCTCGCCACGGGCGCCGTCGATCTGGCCGAGATCGACCGGGGCGTGGCCGAACGCATCGCCGTGGCGCACAAGGACCCGGAGGGCGGCAGCGGCGGCAGCGGTCCGGGCGCCGCGTCCGCCGAGGCCGGGGAGTCCGCCGACGGCTCCGGGGAGACCGGGCAGGAACGTTCCTCCGGGGGCGCCGGGGAGGACGCCGACGGGAGTGGGCTGCTCGCGCGGGAACGCGCGGACGCCGGGCTGACGAGGTTCACCAGCGAGCAGACGGCGCTGCGCGGATTCGTGGTCCGCAAGTCCCTGGAGCCCGCGTACACCCAGCTGGCGCTCAACGGCGAGTCGGGACCGCTCGCGGACGAACGGGTGCGACGGGCCGTGGCCCGGGCGCTGGACCGCCGGGAGCTCGCCGAAACCGTGCTCAAGCCCCTCGGCCTGCCCGCGAAGCCCGTCGGCAGCCACCTCGCGCTCGCGGGCCAGCCCGGGTACGCGGACAGCAGCGGTGCGCTCGGCGGTCAGGACACCGCGGAGGCCCAGGCGCTGCTCGCCGACGCGGGCTGGACCCGGGAGGGCGCCCGGGCGGCCGAGTCCGGCACGAAGGCGGGCCCCGAGAAGAGCCCGGCCGTGGAGAGCCCGGCGGCGGGGAGCAGCCCGTCCGCCCAGAGCCCGGCGGCCCAGAGCCCGGCGGCGGGGAGCAGCCCGTCCGCCCTGAGCCCGTCGGCGCAGAGCCCTTCGGCGGGCGGCTCGCCGTCCGCCGGCGGTCCGGGGGCGCCCGGTGCCCCGCAGAGCCCGGCGGCCGGGGGCGGTGCCCGTGCGGGGTCCGCCGCCGGGAGTGCGGCAGGCGGGGACGACAAGCCCGGAGCGGGCCGCCCCGCGGCGGTCCCGGCCGGGAGCGACGGGGACAAGGCGATGCCCGAGGCGTACAAGCGGGAGGGCGGTGTCGCGGGCGCCTACGCCCCGGTCGGTACCAGGGCCCCGGGCCGGAACCCGGTCGCGGGACCGCTCGGCAAGGACGGCAAGCCGCTCAGCCTCCGCTTCGTCCTCCCGTCGGGCCCGGGCTCCGAACCGCTGCGCGCGGTCGGTGACCGGATCCGCCGGATGCTGGACGAGGTCGGGATCCGCACGGAGGTGAAGAAGGTCGCCGAGGACAGCTTCTTCAAGGACCACATCGCCTCCGGGCACTACGACCTCGCCCTCTGGTCCTGGCCGGCCACGGCCTTCCCGGCGACGGACGCACGTCCGATCTACGCCAAGCCCGAACCCGCGACGGACGGGTCGCTGCTGGTGGAGCAGAACTACACCCGGGTCGGCACGGACCGCATCGACCAGCTCTTCGACGAGGCCGTCGGCGAGCTGGACGAGAGGAAGGCCAGTGATCTGATGAAGCAGGTCGACGCCCGGATCTGGGCGGCGGCGGCCTCCATCCCCCTGTACCAGCGTCCGGAGCTGGTGGCCGCCAAACGCGACCTCGCCAACGCGGGCGCATTCGGCTTCTCGGCCCCCCGCTACCAGGACATCGGCTTCGTGAAGGCGAAGCCGGCGCACGGGGCCGGGCCGGCCACGACGGGATAG
- a CDS encoding ABC transporter substrate-binding protein, with protein MNAIRSRSARAVVVAMAAGSLALTACSGNSGKNAKDESKSQADASAQSKPVAYGDAAASNGPAADVPGAKPGGTINVYAQSDMTHMDPGQIYVSDAGQFANLIHRGLTNYQEDEQGNLTVVGDIATDSGKSSNGGKTWTFTLKDGIKDEDGNAITSADVRHSIERLYAKHIFDGPTFVQSWLSGNDYRKALPDGPYKGKHLPDTVLATPDAKTVVFNFNQPRPDLPQALAMAGYAIVPQKADTKEKYDKGPKALGPYKIAEYKAGKSLKLVKNTNWDPKTDAVRHQYVDGYNFTTTIDPVNQTKRLIADQGEAKNAIQFSDQVDTDQMQAVITNSKVNARTIKGYQPYVWQLTFNLDRIKDKKVRDAITYAIPSAAMVQADGGKYGGEVAGGLFAPTLPGFDKSYDPFGKLKKPNGDIEKAKELLKEAGVKEGTKLTYAYSNTPRGQKQQVIIKDALAKIGFDVQAKEIDRAAYYETIGKIKNPYDLYMTGWGQDWSSPSTVVTPVYDGKLISDGASNYSHINDAKVNSLIEEALKLEPQAAAKKWEEAHHRIVEEINPAAPVYYSKVIQLFGSNIGGAKYSTESSYIDINDLYLKQP; from the coding sequence ATGAATGCCATTCGATCGCGCTCCGCACGCGCTGTAGTCGTCGCGATGGCGGCCGGCTCGCTGGCGCTGACCGCGTGCTCCGGCAACAGCGGCAAGAACGCCAAGGACGAGTCGAAGTCCCAGGCGGACGCCTCGGCCCAGTCGAAGCCGGTTGCCTACGGTGACGCTGCCGCCTCCAACGGCCCCGCTGCCGATGTCCCGGGCGCCAAGCCCGGCGGCACCATCAACGTCTACGCCCAGTCGGACATGACCCACATGGACCCGGGTCAGATCTACGTCAGCGACGCGGGTCAGTTCGCCAACCTGATCCACCGCGGCCTGACCAACTACCAGGAGGACGAGCAGGGCAACCTGACCGTCGTCGGTGACATCGCCACCGACTCCGGCAAGTCCTCCAACGGCGGCAAGACCTGGACCTTCACCCTGAAGGACGGCATCAAGGACGAGGACGGCAACGCCATCACGTCCGCCGACGTCCGCCACTCGATCGAGCGCCTGTACGCGAAGCACATCTTCGACGGCCCGACGTTCGTCCAGTCGTGGCTCTCGGGCAACGACTACCGCAAGGCGCTGCCGGACGGCCCGTACAAGGGCAAGCACCTGCCCGACACGGTCCTCGCGACCCCGGACGCCAAGACGGTCGTCTTCAACTTCAACCAGCCGCGCCCGGACCTGCCGCAGGCCCTCGCCATGGCCGGTTACGCCATCGTTCCGCAGAAGGCGGACACGAAGGAGAAGTACGACAAGGGCCCCAAGGCCCTCGGTCCGTACAAGATCGCCGAGTACAAGGCCGGCAAGTCCCTCAAGCTGGTGAAGAACACCAACTGGGACCCGAAGACGGACGCCGTGCGCCACCAGTACGTGGACGGCTACAACTTCACCACCACCATCGACCCGGTCAACCAGACCAAGCGTCTGATCGCCGACCAGGGCGAGGCCAAGAACGCGATCCAGTTCTCGGACCAGGTCGACACGGACCAGATGCAGGCCGTCATCACCAACTCGAAGGTGAACGCCCGCACGATCAAGGGCTACCAGCCCTACGTGTGGCAGCTGACCTTCAACCTCGACCGCATCAAGGACAAGAAGGTCCGCGACGCGATCACGTACGCGATCCCGAGCGCGGCCATGGTCCAGGCCGACGGTGGCAAGTACGGCGGTGAGGTCGCCGGTGGTCTGTTCGCCCCGACCCTGCCGGGCTTCGACAAGAGCTACGACCCGTTCGGCAAGCTGAAGAAGCCCAACGGTGACATCGAGAAGGCCAAGGAGCTGCTGAAGGAGGCGGGTGTCAAGGAGGGCACGAAGCTCACCTACGCCTACTCCAACACCCCGCGTGGCCAGAAGCAGCAGGTCATCATCAAGGACGCCCTGGCCAAGATCGGCTTCGACGTCCAGGCCAAGGAGATCGACCGGGCCGCGTACTACGAGACCATCGGCAAGATCAAGAACCCGTACGACCTGTACATGACCGGCTGGGGCCAGGACTGGTCCTCCCCGTCCACGGTCGTCACCCCGGTCTACGACGGCAAGCTGATCTCCGACGGTGCCTCGAACTACTCCCACATCAACGACGCCAAGGTCAACTCCCTCATCGAGGAGGCGCTGAAGCTCGAGCCGCAGGCTGCGGCCAAGAAGTGGGAAGAGGCTCACCACCGCATCGTGGAGGAGATCAACCCGGCCGCCCCGGTCTACTACTCCAAGGTGATCCAGCTGTTCGGTTCGAACATCGGCGGCGCCAAGTACAGCACCGAGTCGAGCTACATCGACATCAACGACCTGTACCTGAAGCAGCCGTAA
- a CDS encoding ABC transporter permease, protein MTSPIEIEGETASVALDKETVAGNDSADKDKDKKELTGRSPGQLMWARFKRDRTGVISACVVIFFFAVAALAPVISAVYGKNPYTLYAQEPDYPFLLDDFAMPNGPFGGVSGDFWFGVEPNLGRDVFTMLIYGMRTSLFMALILTFLCVVTGVIVGMIGGYFGGKVDYWLGRITDFFLSFPNQLFFIAFMPIVTALFVSPTDETPTYLRAVAIILVSWFLGWMGMARLVRSSVLSLREREFVEAAKVSGAPRSRIVFKEILPNIVTPILVQGTYMLPSAILNIAFLSYVGVGFVEPTPDWGRMFAIGAKLYEQDPAFMFFPGVAMVIFVLAFNLLGDSVRDAFDPKTGR, encoded by the coding sequence ATGACCAGTCCAATTGAGATCGAGGGCGAGACCGCCTCTGTCGCCTTGGACAAGGAGACCGTTGCTGGGAACGACAGCGCGGACAAGGACAAGGACAAGAAGGAACTCACCGGCCGGTCGCCCGGCCAGCTGATGTGGGCGCGCTTCAAGCGCGACCGCACGGGTGTGATCTCCGCCTGTGTGGTGATCTTCTTCTTCGCCGTCGCCGCGCTGGCACCGGTGATCTCGGCCGTGTACGGCAAGAACCCTTACACGCTGTACGCACAGGAGCCGGACTACCCGTTCCTGCTCGACGACTTCGCGATGCCCAACGGTCCGTTCGGCGGCGTCTCGGGCGACTTCTGGTTCGGTGTCGAGCCCAACCTGGGCCGCGACGTGTTCACCATGCTGATCTACGGCATGCGCACGTCGCTGTTCATGGCGCTGATCCTCACGTTCCTCTGTGTGGTGACGGGCGTCATCGTCGGAATGATCGGCGGCTACTTCGGCGGCAAGGTCGACTACTGGCTGGGCCGGATCACGGACTTCTTCCTGTCCTTCCCGAACCAGCTGTTCTTCATCGCCTTCATGCCGATCGTGACCGCGCTGTTCGTCTCCCCGACGGACGAGACGCCGACCTACCTCCGGGCGGTCGCGATCATCCTGGTGTCGTGGTTCCTCGGCTGGATGGGCATGGCCCGTCTGGTGCGCAGCTCGGTACTCTCCCTGCGCGAGCGGGAGTTCGTCGAGGCGGCGAAGGTCTCCGGAGCCCCTCGGTCGCGGATCGTCTTCAAGGAGATCCTGCCGAACATCGTCACTCCCATCCTGGTGCAGGGCACGTACATGCTGCCCAGCGCCATCCTCAACATCGCATTCCTCTCGTACGTGGGTGTCGGCTTCGTCGAGCCCACCCCCGACTGGGGCCGCATGTTCGCCATCGGCGCCAAGCTCTACGAGCAGGACCCGGCCTTCATGTTCTTCCCCGGTGTCGCGATGGTGATTTTCGTCCTGGCCTTCAACCTCCTCGGTGACTCGGTCCGGGACGCGTTCGACCCCAAGACCGGACGGTGA
- the typA gene encoding translational GTPase TypA — protein MPTRHDIRNVAIVAHVDHGKTTIVDAMLKQAGAFAAHQLDSVDDRVMDSNDLEREKGITILAKNTAVKYHPKDGGAPITINIIDTPGHADFGGEVERGLSMVDGVVLLVDASEGPLPQTRFVLRKALQRRMPVILCINKTDRPDSRIDEVVNETYDLFLDLDADEDQIEFPIVYACGRDGIASLTKPEDGTVPADSENLEPFFSTILEHIPAPTYDEDAPLQAHVTNLDADNFLGRIALLRVEQGELRKGQTVAWIKRDGSVSNVRISELMMTEALTRKPAEVAGPGDICAVAGIPDIMIGETLADPENPVALPLITVDEPAISMTIGTNTSPLVGRGATGKGADNKGGVKDRKVTARQVKDRLDRELIGNVSLRVLDTERPDAWEVQGRGELALAILVETMRREGFELTIGKPQVVTKDVDGKLHEPVERMTIDVPEEHMGAVTQLMGVRKGRMDNMSNHGSGWVRMEFVVPSRGLIGFRTEFLTNTRGTGIAHSIHEGHEPWFGNLQTRNNGSLVADRSGAVTAFAMTNLQERGVLFVEPGTEVYEGMIVGENSRSDDMDVNITKEKKLTNMRSSTADVAESIVPPRKLSLEQSLEFCRDDECVEVTPEAVRIRKVNLDARERARAASRAKHG, from the coding sequence ATGCCCACGCGCCACGACATCCGCAACGTCGCCATCGTCGCCCACGTCGACCACGGCAAGACGACCATCGTCGACGCCATGCTGAAGCAGGCCGGAGCGTTCGCCGCGCACCAGCTCGACTCCGTAGACGACCGGGTCATGGACTCGAACGACCTGGAGCGTGAGAAGGGCATCACGATCCTCGCCAAGAACACGGCGGTGAAGTACCACCCCAAGGACGGCGGGGCCCCGATCACCATCAACATCATCGACACCCCCGGCCACGCCGACTTCGGCGGCGAGGTCGAGCGCGGTCTGTCGATGGTCGACGGCGTGGTGCTGCTGGTGGACGCCTCCGAGGGCCCGCTCCCGCAGACCCGCTTCGTGCTCCGCAAGGCGCTCCAGCGCCGGATGCCCGTCATCCTGTGCATCAACAAGACCGACCGCCCGGACTCCCGGATCGACGAGGTCGTCAACGAGACCTACGACCTCTTCCTGGACCTGGACGCCGACGAGGACCAGATCGAGTTCCCGATCGTCTACGCCTGCGGCCGTGACGGCATCGCGTCGCTGACCAAGCCGGAGGACGGCACGGTCCCGGCCGACAGCGAGAACCTGGAGCCGTTCTTCTCCACCATCCTGGAGCACATCCCCGCCCCGACGTACGACGAGGACGCCCCCCTCCAGGCCCACGTCACCAACCTCGACGCCGACAACTTCCTCGGCCGTATCGCGCTGCTGCGCGTCGAGCAGGGCGAGCTCCGCAAGGGCCAGACCGTGGCGTGGATCAAGCGCGACGGCTCGGTCTCCAACGTCCGCATCTCCGAGCTGATGATGACCGAGGCGCTCACCCGCAAGCCCGCCGAGGTCGCGGGCCCCGGTGACATCTGCGCCGTCGCCGGCATCCCCGACATCATGATCGGCGAGACCCTGGCGGACCCGGAGAACCCGGTCGCGCTCCCGCTGATCACGGTCGACGAGCCGGCGATCTCCATGACCATCGGCACGAACACCTCCCCGCTCGTGGGCCGCGGCGCCACCGGCAAGGGCGCGGACAACAAGGGCGGCGTCAAGGACCGCAAGGTCACCGCCCGCCAGGTCAAGGACCGCCTCGACCGCGAGCTGATCGGCAACGTCTCGCTCCGCGTCCTCGACACCGAGCGCCCCGACGCCTGGGAGGTCCAGGGCCGTGGCGAGCTGGCCCTGGCGATCCTCGTCGAGACGATGCGCCGGGAGGGCTTCGAGCTGACGATCGGCAAGCCCCAGGTGGTCACCAAGGACGTCGACGGCAAGCTGCACGAGCCGGTCGAGCGCATGACCATCGACGTGCCCGAGGAGCACATGGGTGCCGTGACCCAGCTCATGGGCGTCCGCAAGGGCCGCATGGACAACATGTCGAACCACGGCTCCGGCTGGGTCCGCATGGAGTTCGTGGTGCCCTCCCGCGGTCTGATCGGCTTCCGTACCGAGTTCCTGACGAACACCCGCGGCACGGGAATCGCCCACTCGATCCACGAGGGCCACGAGCCGTGGTTCGGCAACCTGCAGACCCGCAACAACGGCTCGCTGGTCGCCGACCGGTCCGGTGCCGTCACCGCGTTCGCGATGACGAACCTCCAGGAGCGCGGCGTGCTCTTCGTCGAGCCGGGCACCGAGGTCTACGAGGGCATGATCGTCGGCGAGAACTCCCGCTCGGACGACATGGACGTGAACATCACCAAGGAGAAGAAGCTCACGAACATGCGCTCCTCCACGGCCGATGTGGCGGAGTCCATCGTTCCGCCGCGCAAGCTCTCGCTGGAGCAGTCGCTGGAGTTCTGCCGCGACGACGAGTGCGTCGAGGTGACTCCGGAGGCCGTGCGCATCCGCAAGGTGAACCTGGACGCCCGTGAGCGCGCCCGCGCCGCCTCGCGGGCCAAGCACGGCTGA